Proteins from a genomic interval of Sulfurimonas sp. HSL3-2:
- a CDS encoding phosphatidate cytidylyltransferase, producing the protein MDKLNSSKDRVITGLGLLAAVLVVGFIDSFLLTWLVLGIVYLLAFKEANELFGIDNNSLFFYGALLWLVALFYPYGDDLFVIAGVIFFGAVAYTQNIPWKNFLPFLYPTAGMLFFWTLYQEYGMVSLLWLIVAVAGTDVGAYYVGKSIGKTQFCITSPNKTMEGVVGGVVIATLLSFFIGITFVDLTKAIIISLLVSLASIFGDLFESYLKRQAGVKDSGNILPGHGGVLDRIDGYLFGAIVMLVLLRGLV; encoded by the coding sequence ATGGATAAATTAAACTCTAGTAAAGATAGGGTGATCACAGGTCTTGGACTTTTAGCGGCAGTTTTGGTTGTAGGGTTCATAGACAGCTTCTTACTTACATGGCTTGTCTTAGGTATTGTTTACCTATTGGCTTTTAAGGAGGCGAATGAACTCTTCGGCATCGACAATAACTCTCTTTTCTTTTACGGCGCGCTTTTATGGCTTGTAGCTTTGTTTTATCCATACGGAGATGATCTTTTCGTTATAGCCGGCGTTATCTTCTTCGGTGCTGTTGCATATACACAAAACATACCTTGGAAGAACTTTTTACCGTTTTTATATCCGACTGCAGGGATGCTTTTCTTCTGGACGCTTTACCAAGAGTACGGAATGGTCTCGCTTTTATGGCTGATAGTTGCAGTAGCAGGGACTGACGTAGGTGCTTACTACGTAGGTAAAAGTATAGGCAAGACACAGTTTTGTATTACAAGCCCGAACAAGACGATGGAGGGTGTCGTAGGCGGAGTCGTTATAGCGACACTGCTAAGCTTCTTTATCGGTATCACGTTCGTGGACCTTACAAAAGCGATCATCATCTCATTACTAGTCTCTTTGGCATCGATATTCGGTGACCTTTTTGAGAGTTATTTAAAACGTCAGGCAGGCGTTAAAGACAGCGGAAATATACTTCCGGGTCACGGCGGTGTACTAGACAGAATAGACGGCTATCTGTTCGGTGCTATCGTTATGCTTGTTCTTCTTCGCGGTCTGGTATAA
- a CDS encoding alpha/beta hydrolase, producing the protein MKTLILHGWGGSDYPHWQSYLAGELAKDYGTVCFPLLTDKDAPKKDIWMKQVKELLQEFKPDTVVCHSLANTLWFHLCNEAEIKRVKKLFLVAPPSLTCKISELSTFFPVDVPKELFADEVTLVTSTNDEYMSQEEAVSLAKDLSVKHIILQDAGHINASSGYGEWSEIVEWVKA; encoded by the coding sequence ATGAAGACGCTTATACTTCACGGCTGGGGCGGGAGTGATTATCCTCACTGGCAGAGTTATCTTGCAGGCGAGCTTGCTAAAGATTACGGAACGGTCTGTTTCCCTCTTTTGACAGATAAGGATGCTCCGAAAAAAGATATCTGGATGAAGCAGGTCAAAGAGCTGCTTCAAGAGTTCAAGCCCGACACCGTCGTATGCCACTCTTTGGCAAACACACTTTGGTTTCATCTGTGTAATGAGGCTGAGATAAAAAGAGTCAAAAAACTCTTTTTAGTAGCACCGCCGAGCCTTACATGTAAGATAAGCGAACTCTCCACATTCTTTCCTGTAGATGTACCAAAAGAACTGTTTGCCGATGAGGTGACGCTTGTCACATCGACGAATGATGAGTATATGAGCCAAGAGGAGGCTGTGTCTTTGGCAAAGGATCTTAGTGTCAAACATATAATCTTACAAGATGCAGGGCACATCAATGCAAGCAGCGGCTATGGAGAGTGGAGCGAGATAGTAGAGTGGGTAAAAGCATAA
- a CDS encoding NFACT family protein yields MKLSHLKQLITYFKKFEKISAIYRVSDTIIKVAFDRDDELYFDMQRSNSAVFTCKNYTRSKVYNAPFDVVLAKRFNRCEVEDVSLVSGDKILRFTTVQKGAYKEIRTYLQFEFTGKYTNVIILDESETVLEALRHIDLFSSFREVRVGQKLLPPPAAPFVAKDYPIEDIRKFLEDVYSERVHNRLETLKKQKIALLEKKLSRLQKLYDKLDDEAVLRKDVEQNEHLGNLVLANLHLIKPYEKLLHVKDYDGSDVQIKLESFFSTPADIAKHFFKLSKKAKQKAKNLHIERSSLEEKMEFLRHFIQTVESARDVSKIELLFPAKKQDKKVRQNESIEQFFIDGYKVMIGKSEKGNIELLQNAKAKDMWLHLKERPSAHVIIVTDKQSLPQHIIYEAAKLCVDFSVFEKGRYLVDYTQRREVKIQEGANVLYYKYNTIEVDNTL; encoded by the coding sequence ATGAAACTTTCCCATTTAAAACAACTCATAACCTATTTCAAAAAATTTGAAAAGATCAGTGCAATATACAGAGTCTCCGACACCATCATAAAAGTGGCGTTTGACAGAGATGATGAACTTTATTTTGATATGCAGCGTTCAAATTCGGCTGTCTTTACATGTAAGAACTATACCCGCTCAAAAGTCTACAACGCGCCTTTTGACGTAGTGCTTGCAAAGCGTTTTAACCGCTGTGAAGTGGAGGATGTGTCACTTGTCTCCGGCGATAAGATACTTCGCTTCACCACTGTCCAAAAGGGTGCGTATAAAGAGATACGGACATATCTGCAGTTTGAGTTTACGGGAAAATACACAAACGTCATCATACTTGATGAGAGTGAAACGGTGTTAGAGGCTCTGCGCCATATCGACCTTTTCTCCTCATTTCGCGAGGTAAGGGTCGGGCAAAAACTTCTGCCTCCTCCCGCAGCGCCTTTTGTCGCTAAGGATTACCCGATAGAGGATATCCGGAAGTTTTTAGAGGATGTCTACAGCGAGAGGGTACATAACAGACTAGAGACACTTAAAAAGCAGAAGATCGCACTGTTGGAGAAGAAACTCTCACGCCTGCAGAAGCTTTATGACAAACTTGACGATGAAGCAGTCTTGCGAAAAGATGTAGAGCAAAACGAACATCTTGGAAATCTTGTCCTCGCAAACCTGCATCTTATTAAACCGTATGAAAAACTCTTACATGTAAAGGATTATGACGGAAGCGACGTGCAGATAAAACTTGAGAGTTTCTTTTCAACTCCCGCAGATATCGCGAAGCATTTTTTCAAGCTCTCGAAAAAAGCGAAACAAAAAGCGAAAAACCTGCATATCGAGCGTTCATCGTTAGAAGAGAAGATGGAGTTTTTAAGACACTTCATCCAGACGGTAGAGAGTGCCCGCGATGTTTCGAAGATAGAGCTGCTTTTCCCTGCAAAGAAGCAGGATAAAAAAGTAAGACAAAACGAGTCCATCGAGCAGTTTTTCATAGACGGCTATAAGGTGATGATAGGAAAAAGCGAGAAAGGCAACATCGAACTTCTGCAAAATGCAAAAGCAAAAGATATGTGGCTGCATCTAAAAGAGAGACCTTCGGCTCATGTTATCATCGTTACGGATAAACAAAGCCTTCCTCAGCATATCATCTATGAAGCTGCAAAACTGTGCGTAGATTTTTCCGTATTTGAAAAAGGACGCTATTTGGTCGATTATACCCAAAGACGTGAAGTAAAGATACAAGAGGGTGCGAACGTTCTTTACTACAAATACAACACGATAGAGGTTGATAACACTCTTTAA
- a CDS encoding TIGR04219 family outer membrane beta-barrel protein, which produces MKKIIATIALSAMAATASYADIARVEMGAGAWMQTPSGDAMYNPSTGIGGSDKLKEDQKTSPYVWLLIKHPIPVVPNLRLEYSTLEAKGTPTGTWGNYTFTGGTSKLDVTQYDIIPYYNILDNTAWITLDIGLDVKVIDAKYSATQASIGTYENKATVAIPMGYLRARVEIPSTNIGIEGDVKYISYGSSKFSDMRAKVDYTFDMFPVVQPAIEVGYRHENIKIDYSSADVKTDITFSGVYAGLMLRF; this is translated from the coding sequence ATGAAAAAAATTATAGCTACGATAGCTTTAAGTGCAATGGCCGCAACTGCCTCATATGCTGATATCGCAAGAGTCGAGATGGGTGCAGGTGCTTGGATGCAGACACCAAGCGGAGATGCTATGTATAATCCTTCAACGGGAATAGGCGGTAGCGATAAACTCAAAGAGGATCAAAAAACATCTCCTTATGTATGGCTACTTATCAAACATCCGATACCCGTAGTGCCAAATCTTCGTTTAGAATACTCTACTCTTGAGGCAAAAGGTACACCGACGGGAACTTGGGGAAATTATACTTTTACGGGCGGTACAAGTAAACTTGACGTGACTCAGTACGATATTATCCCATACTATAATATTTTAGATAACACAGCTTGGATAACACTGGATATCGGTCTCGATGTTAAAGTAATAGATGCAAAATACAGTGCTACTCAAGCATCAATCGGGACATATGAAAACAAAGCGACTGTAGCTATTCCTATGGGATATTTAAGAGCAAGAGTCGAGATCCCTTCTACTAACATCGGAATTGAGGGTGATGTAAAATATATCTCATACGGAAGTTCTAAATTTTCCGATATGAGAGCAAAGGTGGACTATACATTTGATATGTTCCCTGTTGTACAGCCTGCGATCGAAGTAGGTTACAGACATGAAAACATCAAGATCGATTACAGCTCTGCAGATGTAAAGACAGACATAACGTTTTCTGGCGTCTATGCAGGTCTGATGCTAAGATTCTAA
- the dxr gene encoding 1-deoxy-D-xylulose-5-phosphate reductoisomerase, giving the protein MIILGSTGSIGVNTLAIAERFNLNVDVLVAGKNIALLNEQIKLHKPRTVVVSEYEDCKDVHHDNVLCGEEAILEAIEGSNSSLVVNALVGFLGLRPTLKAIECGKRVALANKESLVAAGAFVDTSKIQPIDSEHFGLWYLLQDRAISSMTITASGGAFRDWDLRDLQNATLEDTQKHPNWSMGQKITIDSATMVNKMFELLEARWLFGEGRYDAIIETKSLIHALVNFKDGSTTAHIANASMQLPISYAIMNKVDEQILEPVDLVRAGSLEFRAIDVRRYPIWQIKEELLKNPKRGVVINAANEAAIKKFIAGKNGFLDISSDILKAYEKFQDEPNSIEDVFTIDKEVRTFVQGI; this is encoded by the coding sequence TTGATAATACTCGGATCTACCGGCTCCATCGGAGTCAATACACTCGCTATCGCCGAGCGTTTTAATCTCAATGTAGATGTTTTAGTCGCGGGCAAGAACATCGCTCTTTTAAATGAACAGATAAAACTCCATAAACCAAGAACAGTCGTCGTATCAGAATATGAGGACTGTAAAGATGTCCATCACGATAATGTCCTCTGTGGAGAAGAAGCGATACTTGAGGCTATTGAAGGTTCAAACAGCTCTTTGGTCGTAAACGCCCTTGTAGGTTTTTTAGGACTTCGTCCGACACTTAAAGCCATTGAATGCGGTAAGCGCGTGGCTTTGGCGAACAAAGAGAGTCTGGTCGCTGCGGGCGCATTTGTAGATACTTCTAAGATACAGCCCATCGACAGCGAACATTTTGGACTCTGGTACTTGTTACAAGACAGAGCGATCTCTAGTATGACCATAACGGCAAGCGGCGGAGCGTTTCGTGACTGGGACCTTCGGGACTTGCAAAATGCGACGCTCGAAGACACGCAAAAACACCCTAACTGGTCGATGGGGCAGAAGATAACCATAGACAGTGCGACGATGGTCAACAAGATGTTCGAACTTTTAGAAGCACGTTGGCTGTTTGGCGAGGGCAGATATGATGCCATCATTGAGACAAAGTCTCTTATCCATGCGCTTGTGAACTTTAAAGACGGCTCGACTACGGCACACATTGCAAATGCATCTATGCAGCTTCCTATCTCCTATGCGATCATGAACAAGGTCGATGAACAGATACTTGAACCCGTGGATTTGGTAAGAGCAGGCTCATTGGAGTTTAGAGCTATAGACGTGAGGCGTTATCCGATATGGCAGATAAAAGAGGAACTCTTGAAAAATCCAAAAAGAGGCGTTGTCATTAATGCTGCGAACGAAGCGGCTATCAAGAAGTTCATAGCCGGTAAAAACGGCTTTTTGGATATCTCCTCAGACATCTTAAAAGCGTATGAAAAGTTTCAAGACGAGCCGAATTCCATAGAGGATGTTTTTACTATCGACAAAGAGGTAAGAACATTCGTTCAGGGCATCTGA
- the tsaD gene encoding tRNA (adenosine(37)-N6)-threonylcarbamoyltransferase complex transferase subunit TsaD — MILSIESSCDDSAVAITEIATCKLIFHKKISQELEHSVYGGVVPELASRLHAEALPRILELCKPYFKDLKAVAVTTTPGLAVTLIEGVTMAKAISIALNIPIIGVNHLKGHIYSLFIEKETDFPLTVLLVSGGHTQVIEAKSLEEMKVVASTMDDSFGESFDKVAKMMDLGYPGGPEIEKLAKDGDRKRYDFTIPLHQSPKIAFSYSGLKNAVRLAVLEGTKEDYKDIAASFEHIATAHLIQKIKKYFKVNPPKKFAIVGGASANLYLREQIEKLLAPYGASLLLSELKYCSDNAAMIGRVAVDMYEKGMFTLHNELEVSSRSEL; from the coding sequence TTGATATTATCAATAGAAAGTTCATGTGACGACAGTGCGGTAGCTATCACCGAAATAGCTACATGTAAGCTGATTTTTCATAAGAAGATATCTCAAGAGCTGGAGCATTCGGTATACGGGGGTGTCGTTCCTGAGCTGGCTTCACGCTTGCATGCAGAAGCACTTCCGCGGATACTTGAACTTTGTAAACCTTACTTTAAGGACTTAAAAGCCGTGGCGGTCACGACGACTCCGGGACTTGCAGTGACACTCATAGAGGGTGTGACGATGGCAAAAGCGATAAGTATAGCTCTTAATATCCCTATCATAGGAGTCAATCATCTCAAAGGGCATATCTACTCTCTGTTTATAGAGAAAGAAACGGATTTTCCTTTGACAGTCTTGCTGGTATCGGGCGGTCATACGCAGGTGATAGAAGCGAAGAGTCTTGAAGAGATGAAAGTCGTGGCCTCCACAATGGATGACAGTTTTGGTGAAAGCTTTGACAAGGTCGCAAAGATGATGGACCTTGGTTATCCGGGTGGTCCAGAGATAGAGAAGCTCGCAAAAGACGGGGATAGAAAAAGATACGATTTTACGATCCCGCTGCATCAATCTCCAAAGATAGCATTTAGCTACTCGGGGCTCAAAAATGCGGTCAGACTTGCAGTGTTAGAAGGAACGAAAGAGGACTATAAAGATATAGCCGCTTCGTTTGAGCATATAGCGACAGCGCATCTCATCCAAAAAATTAAAAAGTATTTTAAAGTAAATCCTCCAAAAAAGTTTGCTATAGTTGGAGGTGCAAGTGCAAATCTCTATCTGCGTGAACAGATAGAAAAATTGTTAGCCCCTTATGGTGCCTCACTTTTACTTTCGGAGTTGAAGTATTGTTCGGACAATGCGGCGATGATAGGAAGAGTAGCGGTAGATATGTACGAGAAGGGAATGTTTACTTTACATAATGAGTTGGAAGTCAGTTCAAGAAGTGAGCTTTAG
- a CDS encoding DNA adenine methylase, translating into MNYIGSKANLLSFLETNISDVVKTDLSHMVFCDIFAGTGVVGAFFKAKVKKVISNDLEYYSYVLNRNSIKNTQDYRLYEKYIDELNNLQIKSGIIYKNYALGSGSKRNYFSDENAMLIDAARKQIEEWHTNDKIDEEGYFFLLASLLQSADRVANTASLYGAFLKMLKKTAQQRLVILPAEYQASTNINEVYNKDANELISEVEGDILYIDPPYNHRQYGANYHILNTIALYDDAPFHGKTGVRDYVSSAYCKKSEVYESFEELIRDARFKYIFVSYNNEAYMEQERIKNIMSKYGNYLLKKQEHQRFKSYKKYRASTEEHLHILIKENH; encoded by the coding sequence ATAAACTACATCGGCTCAAAAGCCAATCTTCTCTCTTTTTTAGAAACTAACATAAGTGATGTAGTAAAAACCGATCTCTCTCATATGGTATTTTGTGATATCTTCGCAGGCACGGGAGTCGTCGGAGCTTTTTTCAAAGCGAAAGTCAAAAAAGTGATAAGCAACGATTTGGAGTATTACAGTTACGTTCTCAACCGCAACTCCATAAAAAATACACAAGATTATAGACTTTATGAAAAGTATATCGATGAGCTAAACAACTTACAGATAAAAAGTGGCATTATCTATAAAAACTATGCACTCGGCAGCGGAAGTAAAAGAAACTACTTCAGCGATGAGAACGCTATGTTGATAGATGCGGCTCGAAAGCAGATAGAAGAGTGGCATACGAATGATAAGATAGATGAGGAAGGGTACTTCTTTTTGCTCGCTTCGCTTTTACAGAGTGCTGACAGAGTCGCAAACACCGCTTCTTTATACGGAGCGTTTTTAAAGATGTTGAAAAAAACCGCGCAGCAGAGGTTGGTCATCCTGCCTGCAGAGTATCAGGCATCGACAAACATCAATGAGGTGTATAACAAAGATGCAAACGAACTTATATCTGAGGTAGAGGGTGACATCCTTTATATTGACCCGCCATATAACCATAGACAGTACGGGGCAAACTATCATATATTAAACACGATCGCACTTTATGATGATGCACCTTTTCACGGAAAGACAGGTGTGCGGGATTATGTCAGTTCCGCATACTGCAAGAAAAGCGAGGTCTATGAGAGCTTCGAGGAGCTGATACGTGATGCAAGATTCAAGTATATCTTTGTAAGTTATAATAATGAAGCCTACATGGAACAAGAGAGAATTAAAAATATTATGTCAAAATACGGAAATTATTTGCTGAAAAAGCAAGAGCACCAAAGATTTAAATCATATAAGAAGTATAGAGCCTCGACTGAGGAACATCTGCATATATTAATAAAGGAAAATCATTGA
- the tpx gene encoding thiol peroxidase — MATTMLKGNTVNLAGNEVKVGDKAPQVTVTNSEGLADKVVGGAQGKKQLIVVVPSLDTPVCATETRQFNAKAAELTDVDVTIVSMDLPFAAGRFCSTEGISNLTVASDFRNKDFANAYGVLIADGALAGVTCRAIFAVDANGIVTYKEIVPEITEEPNYDNALAAVK; from the coding sequence ATGGCAACAACAATGTTAAAAGGTAACACAGTTAATTTAGCTGGTAATGAAGTAAAAGTTGGTGATAAAGCACCTCAAGTAACAGTAACAAACTCAGAAGGTCTTGCTGATAAAGTTGTGGGCGGTGCTCAAGGTAAAAAACAACTAATCGTTGTTGTTCCTTCATTAGATACTCCGGTATGTGCTACTGAAACTCGTCAGTTCAATGCAAAAGCTGCTGAACTTACAGATGTTGATGTAACTATCGTATCTATGGACTTACCATTTGCTGCTGGACGTTTTTGTTCAACTGAAGGTATCTCTAACCTAACTGTTGCTTCAGACTTCAGAAACAAAGACTTCGCTAACGCTTACGGTGTACTTATCGCTGACGGTGCATTAGCTGGTGTTACTTGTCGTGCTATATTCGCAGTAGATGCAAACGGTATCGTAACTTACAAAGAGATCGTTCCTGAGATCACTGAAGAGCCTAACTACGATAACGCTCTTGCAGCAGTTAAATAA
- a CDS encoding polysaccharide deacetylase family protein: MPKFLHLLSAVLICTAIADAKITTSFDPKGKKEVALTFDACETKTPSHFDPVILDYLIKNKIPATFFVSAKFALRNPKRLAEVSRYPFLEIENHSYHHDIHMERMPKDKVIEEIGSTQDIIEKTTGVKTKYFRFPAGNYDKKTLDTVEGMGYKVVHWSFASGDPDKNLQAERIIKWVLKAAKPGSILIFHINGRGYTTPKTLPVIVENLKKRGFSFVRLDEVL, from the coding sequence GTGCCGAAATTTTTACATTTGCTTAGTGCCGTACTCATTTGTACTGCCATAGCAGATGCAAAAATCACCACCTCTTTTGATCCAAAAGGGAAAAAAGAGGTGGCACTTACTTTTGATGCGTGCGAGACAAAGACCCCTTCACATTTTGATCCTGTGATCTTGGATTATCTTATAAAAAACAAGATTCCTGCGACTTTTTTTGTCAGTGCAAAGTTCGCGCTCAGAAATCCAAAACGCTTAGCAGAAGTGTCCCGCTATCCTTTTCTAGAGATAGAAAACCACTCCTATCATCACGATATCCATATGGAAAGAATGCCTAAAGATAAAGTAATAGAGGAGATAGGTTCGACTCAGGATATCATAGAAAAGACCACGGGTGTAAAAACAAAGTATTTTCGTTTTCCTGCAGGCAATTATGATAAAAAGACTCTTGATACAGTCGAAGGGATGGGATACAAAGTCGTACACTGGAGCTTTGCCAGCGGAGATCCGGATAAAAACTTACAGGCAGAACGCATCATCAAATGGGTACTTAAAGCTGCAAAACCGGGTTCGATACTTATCTTTCACATAAATGGACGGGGATATACGACGCCAAAAACACTGCCAGTGATCGTAGAAAACCTGAAAAAAAGAGGATTCAGTTTTGTCAGACTCGATGAAGTACTGTAA